In one window of Halomarina pelagica DNA:
- a CDS encoding phosphoribosyltransferase family protein — protein MNYRSVAEFNEDIRQFARELHDGIDLVVGIPRSGLLAANLLCLNLNVPMTDVDGLCEGRILKTGYRHDGGSGTFSDVDTVLVVDDSVSSGRQMTETRSRLEEFDFPFRIEYGAIYISSKGYQYVDHWGEVVGKPRVFEWNLLHHPMLKNACVDIDGVLCRDPTPEENDDGANYREFLTGVDPYVVPTERIGWLVTCRLEKYREQTEAWLAEHGVEYDELVMMDLPSKEARRAEGNHAEYKAEVYRSTGATFFIESSHRQAVEIADRARKPVYCYEANRMIHPGTVARTYDKSNEYLARFLSNPISFSLAASRYVIAKGTHTMNLLSYKYRDD, from the coding sequence ATGAATTACAGAAGTGTCGCCGAGTTTAACGAAGATATACGTCAATTCGCTCGAGAATTACACGATGGTATTGATTTAGTGGTCGGAATACCGCGGAGTGGACTATTAGCTGCGAACTTACTTTGCCTGAATTTAAACGTCCCGATGACCGACGTCGACGGGTTGTGCGAGGGGCGGATACTGAAGACAGGGTACCGACACGACGGTGGGTCGGGTACGTTCTCCGACGTGGATACGGTACTCGTCGTCGACGACTCCGTCAGTTCGGGGAGACAGATGACGGAGACGAGGAGCCGACTCGAGGAGTTCGACTTCCCGTTTCGGATCGAGTACGGGGCGATCTACATCTCCTCGAAGGGCTATCAGTACGTGGACCACTGGGGTGAGGTGGTCGGCAAGCCGCGGGTGTTCGAGTGGAACCTGCTGCACCACCCGATGTTGAAGAACGCGTGCGTCGACATCGACGGCGTGCTGTGCCGCGATCCGACTCCCGAGGAGAACGACGACGGCGCGAACTACCGCGAGTTCCTCACCGGCGTCGACCCCTACGTCGTTCCGACCGAGCGGATCGGTTGGCTCGTCACCTGTCGGCTGGAGAAGTACCGCGAGCAGACCGAGGCGTGGCTGGCGGAGCACGGCGTCGAGTACGACGAACTGGTGATGATGGACCTGCCGAGCAAGGAGGCGCGCCGGGCCGAGGGTAACCACGCGGAGTACAAGGCGGAGGTGTACCGGTCGACCGGCGCGACCTTCTTCATCGAGAGTTCGCACCGACAGGCCGTCGAGATCGCGGATCGGGCGAGGAAACCGGTCTACTGCTACGAGGCGAACCGGATGATCCACCCCGGTACCGTCGCCAGGACGTACGACAAGAGCAACGAGTACCTCGCGCGCTTCCTCAGCAATCCGATTTCGTTCTCGCTGGCAGCCAGCAGATACGTGATCGCCAAGGGGACCCACACGATGAACCTCCTCTCGTATAAGTACCGCGACGACTGA